The following are encoded together in the Cheilinus undulatus linkage group 3, ASM1832078v1, whole genome shotgun sequence genome:
- the fam83d gene encoding protein FAM83D, translated as MAASQILDDSPFRFGPKATRTGDLDLQEVYNERHRLALEELLSGGVENFLDFLGKERIPNFLSDEEIGRIRNAAVPPRCVSLHGEDLGLEQSLRSSLDCSSITYFPEVSDVEPPLLEIGWPAFTAGSYRGVTRAVAHFQPSYGECIYSCKEAARRMIKSAREVIAIVTDSLTDLDIFKDLQEACSLRKVPVYILLDQSCAPAFLKMCKNVNVRLDDLRLMRVRTITGTNYYMRSGARITGEVHERFMLIDGNRVATGSYRFNWTDGKLNSSNLVELSGQITEKFDEEFRILYAQSQPINTRGPPSVRNSGIFEHLLKHSVTSSPRLVSDKPVCLTSTPTRKPQTLAVQPPCELSAPDQRNTVLETLPADEDWVEQQHMQEEILAGSAALHLPTDQPAEKELMTPTISCHASTQTSHSVADSDTQTDHEHANHPDSVITLPSTASNQAVSPIPHSPATKAAADETLKDCFHKLSKERQHHYSTIRSKLEHMVTSLSQRRELADLTNMTQGAGTLSGQRVHKDCGQEPNPRLLVESAGMGTWPRARCAH; from the exons ATGGCTGCTTCACAAATACTGGATGATTCACCTTTTAGGTTTGGTCCAAAAGCCACCCGAACCGGTGACCTGGACCTGCAGGAGGTCTACAACGAGAGGCACAGACTAGCTCTGGAGGAGTTACTCTCTGGAGGTGTGGAAAACTTTTTAGACTTTCTCGGGAAAGAAAGGATCCCCAACTTTTTGTCTGACGAAGAGATCGGGCGGATCAGGAACGCCGCCGTGCCCCCGAGGTGCGTATCCCTTCACGGGGAGGACCTGGGTCTGGAGCAGTCGCTTCGCAGCTCCCTCGACTGCTCCTCCATCACCTATTTCCCCGAAGTATCTGACGTGGAGCCGCCGCTGCTGGAGATAGGCTGGCCCGCCTTTACCGCCGGCTCGTACCGGGGCGTTACGCGGGCCGTGGCTCACTTCCAGCCCAGCTATGGGGAGTGCATATACAGCTGCAAGGAGGCAGCGAGGCGTATGATCAAAAGTGCCAGAGAG GTGATTGCCATAGTTACAGACTCCCTGACAGACCTGGATATTTTTAAGGATCTCCAAGAGGCGTGCTCCCTCCGTAAAGTCCCTGTCTACATCCTGCTAGACCAATCATGTGCTCCTGCTTTTCTcaagatgtgcaaaaatgtcaacGTTCGCCTGGATGACCTGCGG CTAATGAGAGTGAGAACCATAACTGGTACCAATTATTACATGAGATCAGGAGCCAGGATTACTGGGGAAGTTCATGAGAGGTTCATGCTGATTGATGGAAACAGAGTGGCTACAGGTTCCTACAG GTTCAACTGGACTGATGGAAAACTAAACAGCAGCAATCTTGTTGAGCTTTCTGGTCAGATAACGGAGAAATTTGATGAGGAGTTCCGCATCCTTTACGCCCAATCTCAACCTATAAACACCAGAGGACCTCCAAGTGTCAGAAACAGTGGCATCTTTGAGCATCTCCTCAAACACTCAGTCACCTCCTCTCCTCGCCTGGTCAGTGACAAGCCAGTGTGTCTCACCAGCACCCCCACCCGCAAGCCCCAAACTTTGGCTGTCCAGCCTCCATGTGAACTGTCAGCTCCAGATCAGCGCAACACAGTGCTAGAAACCTTGCCCGCTGATGAGGACTGGGTGGAGCAGCAGCACATGCAGGAGGAGATCTTGGCTGGCAGCGCTGCTCTGCACCTCCCTACTGATCAGCCAGCAGAGAAAGAGTTGATGACCCCCACAATCTCCTGCCATGCCTCCACTCAGACCAGCCACTCAGTGGCGGACAGTGACACCCAGACTGACCATGAACACGCAAATCACCCCGACTCTGTCATCACACTGCCTAGCACAGCATCAAACCAGGCAGTCTCTCCCATCCCACACAGCCCAGCCACCAAAGCAGCTGCAGACGAAACCTTAAAGGACTGCTTCCATAAGCTGTCCAAAGAGcgccagcaccactactccacCATCCGCTCCAAACTGGAGCACATGGTGACCAGCTTGTCCCAGAGGAGAGAGCTAGCAGACCTCACCAACATGACTCAGGGGGCTGGCACTCTGAGCGGGCAGAGGGTACACAAAGACTGTGGGCAGGAACCAAACCCCAGACTGCTTGTTGAAAGTGCAGGCATGGGCACGTGGCCAAGAGCCAGATGTGCACACTAG
- the si:ch211-232b12.5 gene encoding zinc fingers and homeoboxes protein 3, with the protein MASKRKSTVPCMIPSKSKHVREEIILGSLPELLPTIPEDSILSISGEESGHFSHSSSKSEGGIEMQKGGTYSCPKCRFESRDLNYFLDHMHNCHLDFRAQPTFYCLNCGVSVVRFEALALHNANAHPKIMEGVVTASLTVNQRDGVTTVEQSLFTDNGEEYKESGISLTKTPIAKMMKAKGEHKKIVVSHTVEVRKIDTGKDVDPSMLTNVPELQNGTPSVSGAPAMPRTTVTHVITTTVANQVFHQHTPSLYSPSSTDSNKDLPKVMIPLSSIPTYDAAMDTSSFLKTSFGKFPYPTKAELCYLTVVSEFPEEQIKLWFTAQRLKQGISWSPEEIEEARRKMFNTVFQGGAPQKHPPTQQHVNHIVTHHTVTAHPGSKGPNFQVAKVPYGSIKTRPVGVLTTQASLSTNPNVTRVSYSTPIIPPKFPPAIRKVLTKNTQPTVEPDKSNGLSLEMAGSSGCVSSTSSSRSSSSSSCSSSSSISSYSSSNNGGEMITRKVVQSSSPINSINSMATCSTNISNHEEHCVADTNGRPNGKSNSSPIGLEGLNSTKSQVIIDNTSKFNIPCNSHNSSITSPREQTHATKSEDEHNNYTHKTNNSSISNEYPSTTCNDSIPYLNHASKSPTESTSTTVITKSSSSTLEEGKGNKDFPMKGMSILQQLIKEEDPYARDRGCPELKVDPIKISFKRMKMNESETTSEIVPEEHKADSTEVSASQQSFSPPWGNKTPQQLHILRQVFSNTRWPSSQQYEDLSVQTGLPKSEVVRWFSDSRYSHKNGQLKWLENYQRAPTESEEVRSHGDAEAESKDSPVAKKKLVEKDMNKHLEGEEGLNSGQRVVWQDSYSPLLGLMGSEGNGDQGHAENSAQPGALQDPWSERAEDHQQPEASQSLIEQQADANQARDRLRMELLEV; encoded by the exons ATGGCAAGCAAGAGGAAATCCACAGTACCCTGCATGATACCATCAAAATCCAAACATGTGCGTGAGGAAATCATACTGGGCTCACTACCAGAACTCCTACCAACAATCCCAGAAGATAGCATACTCAGCATCTCTGGAGAGGAGTCTGGCCATTTCTCTCACAGCTCCTCCAAATCAGAAGGTGGCATTGAGATGCAGAAAGGAGGTACATACAGCTGTCCAAAGTGCCGTTTCGAGTCCAGAGATCTGAACTACTTTTTGGATCACATGCACAATTGCCATTTAGACTTCAGGGCCCAGCCCACCTTCTACTGCCTGAACTGTGGGGTGTCAGTTGTTCGCTTTGAGGCACTGGCTCTGCATAACGCTAATGCCCACCCGAAGATAATGGAGGGCGTAGTTACTGCCTCCCTAACGGTCAACCAGAGGGATGGGGTGACGACTGTGGAGCAAAGCCTCTTCACGGACAATGGAGAAGAGTATAAAGAATCTGGGATCTCCCTCACCAAAACACCAATTGCAAAGATGATGAAAGCTAAGGGGGAGCACAAAAAGATTGTGGTTTCTCACACTGTTGAGGTACGAAAGATAGACACTGGAAAGGATGTAGACCCCAGCATGCTGACTAATGTGCCTGAACTCCAAAACGGGACTCCCAGTGTTTCTGGAGCCCCAGCTATGCCGAGGACCACTGTCACTCACGTGATTACGACGACAGTGGCCAACCAAGTCTTTCACCAGCACACTCCCTCCCTTTATTCTCCCTCTTCCACCGATTCCAATAAAGACCTTCCAAAGGTTATGATCCCTCTCAGCAGCATCCCTACCTATGATGCCGCTATGGACACCAGCAGCTTTCTCAAGACATCCTTTGGCAAGTTCCCCTACCCGACCAAAGCTGAACTCTGCTACCTAACTGTGGTCTCAGAGTTCCCAGAAGAGCAGATCAAACTGTGGTTTACTGCCCAAAGGCTTAAGCAGGGCATAAGCTGGTCACCTGAAGAGATCGAAGAAGCCAGGAGGAAGATGTTCAATACTGTGTTCCAAGGTGGAGCACCTCAAAAGCATCCTCCTACACAACAGCACGTCAATCACATTGTAACCCACCACACTGTAACTGCCCATCCTGGCTCAAAAGGACCAAACTTTCAGGTGGCCAAAGTACCTTATGGCAGTATAAAAACCAGGCCTGTTGGAGTCCTAACCACACAGGCAAGCTTATCAACCAACCCCAATGTCACTAGGGTCTCGTATTCTACTCCAATTATCCCTCCAAAGTTTCCACCTGCAATCAGAAAGGTACTGACCAAGAATACTCAACCCACTGTGGAGCCAGACAAGAGCAATGGCCTCAGCCTGGAAATGGCTGGAAGCAGCGGTTGTGTCAGTAGCACCAGCAGCAGTCGaagcagcagtagcagtagTTGCAGTAGtagcagcagcatcagcagctaTTCCAGCAGTAATAATGGCGGTGAGATGATCACCAGGAAAGTGGTTCAAAGCAGCAGCCCAATCAACAGCATCAACAGCATGGCCACTTGCTCTACAAACATTAGCAATCATGAGGAGCACTGTGTTGCTGACACCAATGGAAGACCAAATGGCAAAAGCAACAGTTCACCAATTGGGTTGGAAGGTTTGAACAGTACCAAGAGTCAAGTGATCATTGATAACACCAGCAAATTCAACATACCCTGTAACAGTCACAACAGCAGCATAACCAGTCCACGAGAGCAGACCCATGCCACAAAGAGTGAGGATGAACACAACAACTACACCCACAAGACCAACAACAGCAGTATTAGCAATGAGTACCCCAGTACTACCTGTAATGACAGTATCCCTTACCTGAACCATGCCAGCAAATCCCCAACTGAAAGCACCAGCACCACTGTCATTACAAAAAGCAGCTCATCCACTTTAGAAGAGGGCAAAGGCAACAAGGACTTTCCCATGAAAGGTATGTCGATCTTACAACAACTTATCAAAGAGGAGGACCCATATGCAAGGGACAGAGGCTGTCCAGAACTAAAAGTTGACCCCATCAAGATCAGTTTCAAGAGGATGAAGATGAATGAATCAGAGACTACATCTGAGATTGTACCTGAAGAACACAAAGCCGATAGCACTGAGGTGTCTGCTTCTCAGCAATCTTTCTCACCCCCCTGGGGTAACAAGACTCCCCAGCAGCTGCACATCCTGCGACAGGTTTTCTCCAACACCCGCTGGCCAAGCAGTCAGCAGTACGAGGACTTGAGTGTCCAGACAGGCCTTCCTAAGTCCGAAGTGGTGCGCTGGTTCAGCGATAGCCGGTACAGCCACAAGAACGGGCAGCTGAAGTGGCTGGAGAACTATCAGCGAGCACCTACAGAGTCAGAGGAAGTAAGGTCCCATGGAGATGCTGAAGCTGAGTCAAAGGACTCCCCAGTGGCAAAGAAGAAACTCGTTGAGAAAGACATGAACAAGCACCTTGAAGGAGAAGAAGGACTTAACTCAGGGCAGCGGGTCGTGTGGCAGGATTCATACTCACCGCTGCTGGGTCTGATGGGCTCTGAGGGAAATGGAGACCAAGGGCATGCTGAGAATTCAGCGCAGCCAGGAGCCCTGCAAGATCCATggtcagagagagcagaggaccATCAGCAGCCAGAGGCCAGTCAGTCACTTATTGAACAGCAGGCTGATGCCAATCAGGCAAG GGATCGCCTTAGGATGGAGCTGCTGGAGGTGTGA